Part of the Pirellulales bacterium genome is shown below.
ATCGCGGCCGCGCGGAGCGGAAATTGGTTTGCCATCTTCGATCGCGACGAGTGCATGACGAGCCTCGATCCAGTCACTTGGCAGGATGTGGATGATCCAGATTCGATCCGTCTCTTGGCCGAATGGCGCTTGGCGGCGCAGAACTCATTCCCGGCCATCTTTCCCGTGACGCTCGATGGGACCCGCCGCTGGCTCATCAAGCAGGTGCTCGAATTGGACGACCGAATGCTATTCTGGGTCAAGAGTCCGCAGGGTCAGAAGATCGGCCACGCGGGAATCTATCGAATCGATTATTCCGAGCGAAGCCTGGAACTGGATAACGTGGTCCGCGGCGTGCCGCGCGTCATGCGCGGGGCGATGGTTTCCAGCGTGCAAGCCATCCTGAGCTGGGCCTTTACGACACTTCAAATGGAAGACGTTTACCTGCGCGTGTTTTCCGACAACATGCGGGCCATCCAGCTCTACGAACATTGCCGCTTTCGCGAAACGATGCGGATGCCGCTGCGCCGCGTGCAAGAAGGCGACGTCGTGCGCTGGCTGGAAGTCGATGGCGACTACCGCAAGCCAGTCGAGCGCTATTTCGTCACGATGCACCTTTCCAAGACGGCCTGGCAAGGAG
Proteins encoded:
- a CDS encoding GNAT family N-acetyltransferase — its product is MPQQPRHTECAGNNPGEIGMDAAYHDRVVSTIRNLKIAAARSGNWFAIFDRDECMTSLDPVTWQDVDDPDSIRLLAEWRLAAQNSFPAIFPVTLDGTRRWLIKQVLELDDRMLFWVKSPQGQKIGHAGIYRIDYSERSLELDNVVRGVPRVMRGAMVSSVQAILSWAFTTLQMEDVYLRVFSDNMRAIQLYEHCRFRETMRMPLRRVQEGDVVRWLEVDGDYRKPVERYFVTMHLSKTAWQGESADELAA